In the genome of Bradyrhizobium sp. CB3481, the window CGCCGTCATCAGCGCCTGGTATTGCTTCTCGCTGTTGACGGCGAGCAGCAGGTAGCCGTCGCCGGCCTTGAACAGATTGGCGGTGGGCCGGCGGCTGACCGCCTGATTGCCGGAAAGCTGCTGACGATGGCCGGCGACCGAATAGTCCGCCACCTGCCCGGACAGGAACGCCAGCGTCGCCTCCAGCATGGAGACGTCAACCAGCTGGCCCTTGCCGGTATGGGTGCGCTGAAACAGCGCGCTCGACACGCCAAACGCGGCAGTTGCGCCCGACAGCACGTCGCAGACCGCAAACCCGGCGCGGGTCGGCCCGGTCTCGGGATGGCCGGTGATCGACATGATGCCTGACAGGGCCTGGATCTTGCCGTCATAGCCGGCGCCCGATCGGCCCGGTCCGGTCTGGCCGAAGCCGGAAATCGCGCAATAGATCAGCCGCGGATTGATTGCCGACAGCGCGGCATAGCCGATGCCGAGCTTGTCCATCACGCCGGGGCGGAAATTCTCCATCACCACGTCGGCCTGCTCAGCGAGCTGCTTGACGATGGTGATCGCCTCCGGCTTGGAGAGGTCGAGCGTCAGGCTGCGCTTGTTACCGTTGATCGCCTGCCAGCCGGGCGCCAGGCCCCGTTCGGCCCATTCGCGGCTCAGCGGCGTGCGGCGCATGTCCTCGCCCTCGCGCCGCTCCACCTTGATGACATCGGCCCCGAGCAGCGCAAGCTGGTAGCTCGCATAGGGGCCGGCCAGCACCTGCGTGAAGTCGAGAATCTTCACGCCTTCGAACGGTCGGGTCAAAGCGGCATCCTCCTGATTCTTTTTCACCCTCCCTTGGAGGGGGAGGGTCGCCACGCATCGCCAGATGCGTGGCGGGGGTGGTGACGGTCTCTCCACGTCCAACAGTGCCCGAGTGGAGAGATCACCCCACCCCGTTTCGCATTTCGCTGCGCTCTATGTGAGCCGACCCTCCCCCTCCAGGGGAAGGTGAAGCGATCACGCCGCGCGGTTGCCGCGAGCGATCTCTTTCTGCTTGTCGAACTCGGCGCGGCGGCGTGCCAGCTCTTCCGGACTCATCTGCGCGATGTTGTTGTAGTCGAGCTTCCAGGAGGCATCCTCGCTCCAGCGCAGCGGCGACTGCATCGTGGTGCGCGCACCGGGCGCGGATTCGAGGAGGCGCAGCGCCAGCTCCAGCGTCAACGCCTGTGACTCCACGTCATGCGGCTTGCCGGCGGAGTTGCCGAGCGGGAAGTCCGAAAACAAAAAGCGCGGCGCGGCGGCGAATTCGACGATGTCCTTGGCGCAGCCCATGACAACGGTCGGAATACCGTTGGCTTCCAGATGACGCGCGACCAAGGCCGACGTCTGGTGGCAGACCGGGCAATTCGGCACGATCACGGCAGCATCGACCTTGTCGGCAAGGCAGCGGACGAGAATGTCAGGCGCATCGGTCTCGATGGTGACGCGGTGGCTGCGATTGGTCGGCGCGCCGAAGAAGCGCGGCGCCACTTCGCCGATCCGCCCTGAGGCCTTGGCTTTCAGAAGCTGCGGCAGCGGAAACCAGGTGCCGCTGTCGGTGGCTGTCGTGTGCTTGCGGTCGTAGCCGATATGCGAGATCCGCAAGTCGTGCTGCTTCGACGTATCGCCGTCATAGACTTGGTAGAATTTTGCGCTGCCATTATACGCCGCACCCGGCCCCTGATCGCCCTTGGTAGGATCATATGGCGCGGCTGTGGTGACGATGGTGACGCGCGATTGCGCGAGCGGTTTTTTCAGCGGCTGAAACGGCGCGTCGACGTAGTGCGCCCAGCGGTAGGGCGTGGTGTAACCGATCGCCGCGTAATAATCGCGGGTCCGCTGCATGTAGGGCACGGGAGAATCGTAGTCGGGCGCAAAGCCGAGCTGTTCGTCAGAGGGGGCGGACATTGTTCTGTCTCTCCTTGCGTTTCCACCGTGAGGCCAGCGGCTGGCCGGCAGCTAAGCTAATGATAGTTTAGCCATTCCTCAACAGCGGAAAATGCGCAGGAAGGCCCGCGTGTTGCATGCCAGTCGCGCGGCGGCGCATTGCGGCCGCCAGATGCACAGGCTGGCAGAAAGTCTTGAAACCAAAATCTTGGAACTGGAGCGGTCGCCAACTCGTTCACCACCGAGCAGCAATCGCCGCAACGGAGGATAGCCATGGCCGATACCGGAATGAAGGATCACGTCTACAAAATCCTGGATCTCGTCGGCTCGTCCGAAAAAAGCATCGAAGATGCGATCCAGAACGCCATCACCCGCGCCTCAAAAACCATCCGCGAAATGAAATGGTTCGAGGTCGTGCAGACCAGAGGCCATATCGAAAACGGCTCCGTGCGACACTACCAGGTCACCTTGCGGGTCGGATTTACCCTGGAGGAGTAATTTTGGGCTAACCCCGTCATTGCGAGGAGCCAACGGGTCGCGCGAACGCGCGCCCGATGACAGGCTTCGCGACGAAGCAATCCATCCATCCGTTATGCCGCGCGCTTCGCTTCGCTCGCAATGACGAGGAAGCGGCGGAGCCTCTATACGCCAAATTGAAGCACCGCGGCTTCCGGGCGATCAGACACCTGCCACCGACGCCCAGATCTCTGCCAGCTTGCGCCTTGCCCGCTGCATGCGTGTCAGCGGCACGACCACCTCCTCTTCTTCCGGCAATCGGAGGCCGACGACGTTGACGCGTCCGCCGCCGATGTTGCGCGCGACCAATACGATCGGATCGAGCGCCAGCTCGGCGCCCTCCTTTGGTGCATGGTCGAGGTGAATGTCGAAATAGTCCGCCAGCGTCAGTTTTGCCTGCTCTTCCGCGACGGATACACCATAGATCTCGGCCAGTTCGCCAAGCGTGTGCTCGCCCGACACCATGAAATCGCCGAGCAGATGTGGATCGGGCGCCGAGCTCGGCGCCATGTCGACGAAGAAGCGGTCGAGCGCCTCGGCCTTTTCCGGCGGCGCCAGCAGGTAGAGGTAATCGCCGGCCGCGACGGGATCGGCCTCCGCAGGCGACAAGATCCGCTCGTCGCGGATCACCAGCGTCGGCTTCGACCAGGACGGCAGCAGGCCGCGGCGGAAGTAGAGGCTCTTCGGCCGCACCGGATAGCCGACCAGTTGCTGCTCGAGCTGGCCCGGCAGATCGAGCTCGACGCGCCGCGGACCGCGGTCGACGCGCGGCAGCGCCACGTGCAGCCACCGCGCCGCCGGCGCCAGCGTCCAGCCCTGCAGCAGCAGCGAGATGATGACGACGACAAAGGCGACGTCGAAATAGAGATAGGCTTTCGGCAATCCGATCAGCATCGGGATCGAGGCCAGGAAGATCGCGACCGCACCGCGCAGGCCGGTCCAGGCGATAAAGATCTTTTCGCGCCAGTTGAAGCGGAACGGCACCAGACACAGCAACACCGCCAGCGGCCGCGCCACCAGCATCAGCACCAACGCCACGATCACCGCAGGCCCCACGCTGTCCAGGATGCGCTGCGGCGATGACAATAGCCCGAGCAGGACGAACATCACGATCTGCGCCAGCCAGGTCGCGGCGTCGAGGAAGGTGACCACGGAATTGTGCGCGCGGGTCGGCCGGTTGCCGATGATGATGCCGGCGAGATAGACCGCGAGAAAGCCGGAGGCATGGGCGATCTGCGCCATGCCGAATATCACCACGGCCGCCGTCGTGACGAACGGCGCATGCAGGCCCTGTGGTAGCGCCATGCGGTTCAGCGCCAGCACCACCAGGCGTCCGCCGATCACGCCGACGAAGGCGCCCAGCAGGCCTTCACGGGCCAGCTCGAACACGACATGCGAGGGCGAGCTCTCGCCGAGCGAAATGAATTGGACCAGCATCAGGGTGAGGAAGATCGCGAACGGATCGTTGGTGCCGGATTCCGCTTCCAGCGTTGCCCCGACGCGGGGCCGCAGGCGCAGGCCCTGCGTATGCACCAGCAGGAACACCGCCGCCGCATCCGTCGACGCCACCACGGCGCCGACCAGCAGGGACTCGGTCCAGTTCAGATCGAGGACGTATCTCGCGGCCGGCGCTGTGACCAGCGCAGTGAGCAGGACGCCGATCGTCGCCAGCACCATCGACGGCGCCAGCACCGTGCGAATGCTTTGAAACTTGGTCCGCAGGCCGCCGTCGAACAGGATCAGCGCCAGCGCCACCGATCCGACCAGATAGGTGGTGCGGACGTCATCGAAGCTGAGCTTGCCCGGCCCGGCATCGCCGGCCAGCATGCCAATTCCGAGGAACACCAGCAGCAGCGGCGCCCCGAACCGCAGCGCCAGCAGGCTCGACAGGATGCCCGCCATCACCAGAACGGCGCCCAGAAAGATGGCGATGCTGACCGAGTCGAGAGAAGCCATGAACCTCCGATAATTCGCCCGCAAATACCTGCAATTGCATCCTTATCGTTGCCATAGTTGAACGCCAACCCATTTCTGCGATAGCGGCAATGAGCCCTGTTTTAAGG includes:
- a CDS encoding potassium/proton antiporter; translated protein: MASLDSVSIAIFLGAVLVMAGILSSLLALRFGAPLLLVFLGIGMLAGDAGPGKLSFDDVRTTYLVGSVALALILFDGGLRTKFQSIRTVLAPSMVLATIGVLLTALVTAPAARYVLDLNWTESLLVGAVVASTDAAAVFLLVHTQGLRLRPRVGATLEAESGTNDPFAIFLTLMLVQFISLGESSPSHVVFELAREGLLGAFVGVIGGRLVVLALNRMALPQGLHAPFVTTAAVVIFGMAQIAHASGFLAVYLAGIIIGNRPTRAHNSVVTFLDAATWLAQIVMFVLLGLLSSPQRILDSVGPAVIVALVLMLVARPLAVLLCLVPFRFNWREKIFIAWTGLRGAVAIFLASIPMLIGLPKAYLYFDVAFVVVIISLLLQGWTLAPAARWLHVALPRVDRGPRRVELDLPGQLEQQLVGYPVRPKSLYFRRGLLPSWSKPTLVIRDERILSPAEADPVAAGDYLYLLAPPEKAEALDRFFVDMAPSSAPDPHLLGDFMVSGEHTLGELAEIYGVSVAEEQAKLTLADYFDIHLDHAPKEGAELALDPIVLVARNIGGGRVNVVGLRLPEEEEVVVPLTRMQRARRKLAEIWASVAGV
- a CDS encoding dodecin is translated as MKDHVYKILDLVGSSEKSIEDAIQNAITRASKTIREMKWFEVVQTRGHIENGSVRHYQVTLRVGFTLEE
- a CDS encoding glycine/sarcosine/betaine reductase selenoprotein B family protein; this encodes MSAPSDEQLGFAPDYDSPVPYMQRTRDYYAAIGYTTPYRWAHYVDAPFQPLKKPLAQSRVTIVTTAAPYDPTKGDQGPGAAYNGSAKFYQVYDGDTSKQHDLRISHIGYDRKHTTATDSGTWFPLPQLLKAKASGRIGEVAPRFFGAPTNRSHRVTIETDAPDILVRCLADKVDAAVIVPNCPVCHQTSALVARHLEANGIPTVVMGCAKDIVEFAAAPRFLFSDFPLGNSAGKPHDVESQALTLELALRLLESAPGARTTMQSPLRWSEDASWKLDYNNIAQMSPEELARRRAEFDKQKEIARGNRAA
- a CDS encoding CoA transferase, with translation MTRPFEGVKILDFTQVLAGPYASYQLALLGADVIKVERREGEDMRRTPLSREWAERGLAPGWQAINGNKRSLTLDLSKPEAITIVKQLAEQADVVMENFRPGVMDKLGIGYAALSAINPRLIYCAISGFGQTGPGRSGAGYDGKIQALSGIMSITGHPETGPTRAGFAVCDVLSGATAAFGVSSALFQRTHTGKGQLVDVSMLEATLAFLSGQVADYSVAGHRQQLSGNQAVSRRPTANLFKAGDGYLLLAVNSEKQYQALMTALGRADALEDPRFADWFARQENEKALRAIIEEALAKKDPREWETILEAAGAPCASIWKVEEVIDHPQIVARGAIQELDTPYGRLRFAGSGFQLAHGGGRLDRMAPALSAHTEEVLASLGYDTQAIAELRAREVV